Proteins co-encoded in one Yamadazyma tenuis chromosome 1, complete sequence genomic window:
- the BFR1 gene encoding multicopy suppressor of BFA (Brefeldin A) (EggNog:ENOG503NY6E; COG:S; BUSCO:EOG09264HOY), which translates to MASFSENPQTAAAVSRRFIKRPDDSAMKSEVTKLRKEIEKVDLSINTLTSQIDKISVDSATNSKRQELQQQLKELTAQQASIKGERQQFMDQIKAIDTQLKRKVTEIQQQTSKNSFKSVKDIDARIAYLDSLVDGGELKLADERKTVKEMSALRKLKKDFGSVEKQQQSIDADKSKIADLKKKLNAIQNKEVQAKYEAIQKELDEIRSANKSIYDKKGDLVSKRNALRKEKDSKYDAIKKLRSEFDNEFTRFKTLMTEERKRRDEEYKSRQQEEKKAKAKEVADKELSEASKPAFETEINAIHSLLKYFDPEYVIPKPKTFEEESFVTNTNSVRTVEMPSDVTVLKKEKESFFEGTNSKKNKKGKSSKAKAFTVAPDIIVSLADLSIPLPTKQENVADTVATLKETLTALEAKQDEQTKANIEKAKAKVAKLQKEAEEAEAKEEDAEEVDAEEVDAEEVVAKTEAEDEN; encoded by the coding sequence ATGGCCTCTTTCTCCGAAAACCCCCAAACGGCTGCCGCCGTCTCCAGACGGTTTATCAAGCGTCCCGATGACTCGGCCATGAAGTCCGAAGTCACCAAGTTGAGAAAGGAAATCGAAAAGGTTGACTTGTCCATCAATACTTTGACTTCCCAAATCGACAAGATCTCCGTTGATTCCgccaccaactccaaaagGCAGGAATTGCAGCAGCaattgaaggagttgaCTGCCCAGCAGGCCTCCATCAAGGGTGAAAGACAACAATTCATGGATCAAATCAAGGCAATTGACACccagttgaagagaaaggTCACTGAGATTCAGCAACAGACCAGCAAAAACAGTTTCAAGAGTGTCAAGGATATCGACGCCAGAATCGCCTACTTGGACAGTTTGGTCGATGGGGGtgaattgaagttggcgGACGAGAGAAAAACCGTTAAGGAGATGTCTGCTTtgagaaagttgaaaaagGACTTTGGCTCTGTCGAAAAGCAGCAGCAGTCCATTGACGctgacaagtccaaaatcgccgacttgaagaagaagttgaacgCCATCCAAAACAAGGAGGTGCAAGCCAAATACGAGGCAATTCAAAAGGAGTTGGACGAAATTAGATCTGCCAACAAATCCATCTACGACAAGAAGGGCGACTTGGTGTCCAAGAGGAACGCCTTGAGAAAGGAAAAGGACTCCAAGTATgatgccatcaagaagttgagaTCCGAATTTGACAACGAATTCACAAGGTTCAAGACCTTGATGACCGAggaaagaaagagaagagacGAAGAATACAAGTCCAGACAGCaggaggaaaagaaggcCAAGGCCAAGGAAGTGGCCGACAAGGAGTTGCTGGAAGCCTCGAAGCCCGCGTTCGAAACCGAAATCAACGCCATTCAcagcttgttgaagtactttGATCCCGAATACGTGattccaaaaccaaaaaccTTTGAGGAGGAATCGTTcgtcaccaacaccaactcaGTTAGAACCGTGGAGATGCCAAGTGATGTCAcggtgttgaaaaaagaaaaagagtctttctttgaaggtaccaactccaagaagaacaagaagggTAAGTCTTCCAAGGCAAAGGCTTTCACTGTTGCTCCAGATATCATTGTTTCTTTGGCCGACTTGTCGATTCCATTGCCAACCAAGCAAGAGAATGTTGCTGACACTGTCGCCACCTTGAAGGAAACCTTGACTGCTTTGGAAGCCAAGCAAGATGAACAGACCAAGGCCAACATTGAAAAGGCCAAGGCTAAGGTGGCcaagcttcaaaaagaagCTGAGGAAGCCGAAGCCAAGGAAGAGGACGCTGAAGAAGTGGACGCTGAAGAAGTGGATGCTGAGGAagtggttgcaaaaactGAAGCTGAAGACGAAAACTGA